In Oceanobacillus sp. FSL K6-2867, one DNA window encodes the following:
- a CDS encoding VOC family protein, whose translation MGLRINPYIILDGTGIEAVDFYKDTLGAKVLGIQTYGDMPDNPEFKPSAEAKNRVMHASLKIGNSELMITDTFPGQPYQLGSQLCIAILPDTAAEANELFAKLQDDGEVIMPLQETDWSPAYGQVKDKFGITWQVSAEMK comes from the coding sequence ATGGGATTACGGATTAATCCATATATTATTTTGGATGGCACGGGAATAGAAGCTGTTGATTTTTATAAAGATACATTAGGAGCAAAGGTGTTGGGGATTCAAACGTATGGTGATATGCCTGATAATCCGGAATTTAAGCCGTCTGCTGAAGCAAAGAATCGAGTAATGCATGCTAGTTTAAAGATAGGTAATTCAGAACTTATGATTACAGATACTTTTCCTGGACAGCCTTACCAGTTAGGTTCGCAGTTATGTATTGCTATATTACCAGATACTGCAGCTGAAGCGAATGAATTGTTTGCAAAATTACAAGACGATGGAGAGGTAATAATGCCGCTGCAAGAAACGGATTGGAGTCCAGCTTATGGACAAGTAAAAGATAAATTTGGAATTACATGGCAAGTTTCTGCTGAAATGAAGTAA